The following proteins are encoded in a genomic region of Nicotiana sylvestris chromosome 4, ASM39365v2, whole genome shotgun sequence:
- the LOC138889985 gene encoding secreted RxLR effector protein 161-like — protein MSKVLYASAVGSLIYAMVCTRPDIAHAVGVVSRYMSDPGKEHWEGGDLDSRKSTMGYVFTFGGTAVSWMSRLQKSVALSTTEAEYMAIS, from the exons ATGTCCAAAGTTCTGTATGCTTCAGCAGTAGGAAGTTTGATATATGctatggtttgcactagaccTGACATAGCTCATGCAGTTGGAGTTGTCAGTAGATACATGTcagatccaggaaaggagcattgggaaG GCGGCGATCTAGATAGTCGAAAAAGTACCATGGGCTACGTGTTCACCTTTGGTGGTACTGCTGTTAGTTGGATGTCCAGACTTCAGAAAAGTGTTGCTCTATCTaccactgaagcagagtacatggcAATCTCATAA
- the LOC138889984 gene encoding uncharacterized mitochondrial protein AtMg00810-like, translating to MTTIRCILAIAVKKMLDVNNALHEDLHEEMYMRVPPGLNPPSPTHLRANDDIMITGKNKAEINDVKQFLDYEFKIKDLGEAHYLLGMELVRENGGLVVTHRKFALELLSEFDCMNCRPVSTPLEPTLKLSSDSGAPLPDPIMYRRLLGKSSFIYQLSDIMIPQLDMLRSCMKHWILGKMNCTLAIAEKLTIVLLFT from the exons ATGACAACAATTAGATGCATTCTAGCTATAGCAGTAAAGAAAATGCTTGATGTGAATAATGCCTTGCATGAGGACTTGCATGAAGAAATGTACATGAGGGTTCCCCCTGGATTGAATCCTCCTTCTCCAACACAT CTTCGCGCCAATG ATGATATTATGATCACTGGGAAGAACAAAGCAGAAATCAATGATGTTAAGCAATTCTTGGACTATGAGTTCAAAATTAAAGATTTGGGAGAAGCTCATTATTTATTGGGAATGGAGTTGGTACGAGAAAATGGAGGACTTGTTGTAACGCATAGAAAATTTGCCCTAGAACTGCTCTCTGAATTTGATTGCATGAACTGTAGACCTGTCTCTACCCCTTTGGAGCCTACTCTTAAACTTTCCTCTGACTCTGGTGCACCCCTTCCTGATCCAATTATGTATCGAAGACTGTTGG GGAAAAGTTCCTTTATTTATCAACTCTCGGATATCATGATACCTCAACTGGATATGCTTCGATCTTGCATGAAACActggattcttggcaagatgAATTGCACTCTGGCTATCGCTGAAAAGCTCACAATTGTCTTGCTCTTTACCTAG